The Euzebyales bacterium nucleotide sequence GGGCTGACGGTCATCAGCCCCGACTCACCGCTGGGCCGTGCGCTGATGGGTGCCCGCGTGGGCGACGAGGTGCAGTACCAGGCGCCGGCCGGCTTGTTCACGGTGAGGGTCACGGGCGTGCGCGGCCTCGAGGAACGCGTCTAGCGTCCGCGTCCCCGGACCGGCGCCCATCGGTCGCGTCCCCCTCAGGTGTGGATGGGGTCCCGCAGCACCGGGCACGACATGCACCGCGGGCCACCACGACCACGCGGCAGCTCGAAGCCCTCGATCGTGCGGACCTCGATGCCCGCCTGCGCCAGCCGCCGGTTCGTGTCGACGTTGCGCTCGTAGGCGAACACCACACCCGGGCGCAGTGCGAGGGTGTTGTTGCCGTCGTCCCACTGCTCGCGGTCGGCGAGCACCTCGTCCTCGGCGGTGGTGACCACGCGGAGGTGCTCGACGCCGAGCCCGCGCGCGAGCGCGACGACCAGGTCCGGCTCGTCGGTCACGCCCATCCGCCCGTTGGCACCGGGCTCGATGCGCCACACGTCGACCCCCGACCGCATCCGGGGCCACAGGACCACCGCGTCGGTGTTGACCACCGTGAGCACGGTGTCGAGGTGCATCGTGCCGCGCGCCTTCGGCAGCTCGACGGCGAGCACCTCCTCGGCGGCGCCCGCCTCGAAGAGGCGGGCGGCGAGGTTCTCGACGCCGATCGGGTGCGTGCGCTCGGACAACCCGATCGCCACGCACCGCGGTGACAGCACCAGCACGTCGCCGCCCTCGAGGGTCGCGTGCAGGCCGCGGGCATCGCCGTACCAGATCGGCGCCGCGCCGGCGAAGTCCGGGTGGTGCTCGTAGATCGCCTCCCAGAGGATCTGCTCGGGACGCCGAGCCGGCATCGCCATCGGCGAGCGCACCACGCCACCGGCGATCCACGCGCTGGGGTCACGGGTGAACACCGCGTTGGGCAGCGGCGGGAGCAGGAACGCGTGCGGTCCCAGCACCCCGCCGACGAAGCCGTCGAGGGCACCCGGGACCTCGGCGACCGTCAGACCACCGATCAGGGTGGAGGCGAGCTGGTCGGCGTCGAGCTCCCCCAGGTACGCACGTACGCGGTCGACCAGCTCGACGCCACAGCTGTCGAGGGTCGCGCGACGCTCGATGACGGCGGTGCGGACCTCGGGATCAGCGAGCGTCTCGGCCAGCAGATCGCCGAGCAGCCGCACGCGCACGCCCTCGGCGCGCAGCAGGTCGGCGAACGCGTCGTGCTCCTGCTGGGCACGATCGACCCACACGAGCTCGTCGAACAGCAGGTCCTCGCGGTTGGCGGGGGTGATCCTGCGCAGTTCGCTGCCGGGACGGTGGAGCACGACCTCGCGGAGCTGGCCGATCTCGCTGGTGACCGATGGCTGCATGCGCGGCAGCGTACCGCCCAGCCACGGCCGATCCCACCGCCCGGCGCACCTGCGGTCTACGGTTCGGCGCCCCAGCGGTCGCGGACCGCGACGTCGACGGCAGCCGGCACGTCGCCCAGCAGCTCGGCGGCGGCCACCCGCATGCCCTCGACGACGTCGGCGGCGACCTCCGCGGCGTCGATCTCGGGCGCCTGCACGACCAGCTCGTCGTGCACGGTCAGCACCAACCCGACGTCGCGGTCCGGCCCCGGCCCGTACCGCGCAGTCAGGCGCCGCTCCACCTGGGCAAGCGCGA carries:
- a CDS encoding arginine deiminase; the encoded protein is MQPSVTSEIGQLREVVLHRPGSELRRITPANREDLLFDELVWVDRAQQEHDAFADLLRAEGVRVRLLGDLLAETLADPEVRTAVIERRATLDSCGVELVDRVRAYLGELDADQLASTLIGGLTVAEVPGALDGFVGGVLGPHAFLLPPLPNAVFTRDPSAWIAGGVVRSPMAMPARRPEQILWEAIYEHHPDFAGAAPIWYGDARGLHATLEGGDVLVLSPRCVAIGLSERTHPIGVENLAARLFEAGAAEEVLAVELPKARGTMHLDTVLTVVNTDAVVLWPRMRSGVDVWRIEPGANGRMGVTDEPDLVVALARGLGVEHLRVVTTAEDEVLADREQWDDGNNTLALRPGVVFAYERNVDTNRRLAQAGIEVRTIEGFELPRGRGGPRCMSCPVLRDPIHT